Proteins co-encoded in one Yamadazyma tenuis chromosome 1, complete sequence genomic window:
- a CDS encoding uncharacterized protein (EggNog:ENOG503P8MS; COG:S) gives MKRRLQERDSSRDKSANEVIPVEYEEVIEGIPVQKSAVYEYLASVRQEAETVSYMTPTEVASDSTSEKLYQSDSSTEFYINTNIGNVQLEEPLEKWKNVFLKDFRRTKSQIDSDLSLERSSHPPWEQPESASLWRKYVIDNPPPAFEVIQYQFDHITAMRLLVHLTSWLSNKTNDNLSQWIYCLLLRTDSVLEYSDCAIIRGLGKKAVKLLQKSENDAAVSSTAKYTFEFIVLLVCHYYHQKDII, from the coding sequence ATGAAAAGAAGGCTACAGGAACGGGATTCCTCCAGGGACAAGCTGGCCAATGAGGTGATACCCGTAGAATACGAAGAGGTAATCGAGGGCATACCCGTACAAAAGCTGGCTGTTTATGAGTATTTGGCATCTGTTCGACAAGAAGCTGAAACTGTGTCCTACATGACTCCTACTGAAGTGGCCAGTGATAGCACCTCTGAGAAGCTTTACCAAAGTGACTCGAGCACCGAGTTCTACATCAATACGAATATAGGAAATGTCCAGCTCGAAGAGCCCCTAGAGAAATGGAAGAATGTGTTTTTAAAGGACTTTCGGAGAACCAAAAGTCAGATTGATTCAGACTTGAGTTTGGAGCGGTCCTCACACCCTCCTTGGGAACAGCCCGAATCTGCCAGTCTCTGGCGTAAATACGTGATAGACAATCCCCCACCAGCATTCGAAGTGATTCAATACCAATTTGACCACATCACCGCCATGAGGCTTTTGGTTCATTTGACGTCATGGCTCAGTAACAAGACAAATGACAACCTTTCCCAGTGGATCTACTGCTTGCTTTTAAGAACTGATAGTGTTCTTGAGTATTCTGACTGTGCCATTATACGCGGACTCGGTAAAAAGGCTGTCAAGCTCTTGCAGAAGTCTGAAAATGACGCCGCCGTATCCTC
- the TFB4 gene encoding RNA polymerase II transcription factor B subunit 4 (COG:K,L; BUSCO:EOG0926369X; EggNog:ENOG503NV91): protein MPFDDQKGMAIAIEEAKKGYAEGGVPIGGALISEDGTILGRGHNMRFQKNSAILHGEMSTLESAGRLPGSAYKNCTMYTTLSPCNMCTGACLMYGIKRIVMGENETFVGGEDWIKEKGVELINLNNQECKDLMAKFIKERPHDWYEDIVLEVSPEGWFNIKDQTSIMDVVKSLLVFLNGHLSLNNSNQVAFVLSSPAGSKFLYPDTSKTYEEIPLNVTSEETVENSNKSEELSFVTKGMYRQFRVVDETVLSGLSQTMSDITHAQDDKVTGSSRLSGALSLALSYTNRMMKLDQSISTTTASAISSAANISNKESSTAGASSGTNANSYGTSRMKSRILVVTPNDNEDIKYISLMKAIFGAQKMKVAIDIAKLGRKDSSYLQQAADATNGVYLHIEKPLGLIQVLCTAYFIEPSIRPLMILPTNSNVNYKASCFITGKSVEIGYVCSVCLCIMSEIPDRMSCPTCNSHFDEKLIAKLKRKPVVKKRKLDNGSSESSTPAPEA from the exons ATGCCATTTGATGACCAAAAAGGAATGGCCATTGCCATAGAGGAGGCAAAGAAAG GTTATGCCGAAGGAGGTGTTCCCATTGGAGGAGCCTTGATCCTGGAAGATGGTACCATCTTAGGCCGTGGCCACAATATGCGGTTCCAAAAGAACTCGGCCATCCTCCATGGAGAGATGTCGACTCTTGAAAGCGCTGGCAGATTACCAGGTTCTGCTTACAAGAACTGTACCATGTACACCACGCTATCACCATGTAATATGTGTACTGGTGCGTGCTTAATGTATGGAATCAAGCGGATTGTGATGGGCGAAAACGAGACGTTTGTGGGAGGTGAAGACTggatcaaagaaaagggGGTAGAGCTTATAAATCTCAATAACCAAGAGTGTAAGGATTTGATGGCCAAGTTCATTAAAGAAAGACCACACGATTGGTACGAGGACATTG ttcttgaagtatcGCCTGAAGGAtggttcaacatcaaagATCAAACGTCTATAATGGATGTGGTGAAGTcacttttggtgtttttgaacgGGCATTTGTCACTCAACAATTCCAACCAAGTAGCCTTTGTGCTTAGCTCGCCAGCAGGGTCCAAGTTCCTTTATCCAGACACGAGCAAGACATACGAGGAAATACCACTAAACGTCACATCTGAAGAAACCGTCGAAAACTCTAACAAGTCAGAAGAGCTCAGCTTTGTCACCAAGGGAATGTATCGACAGTTTCGGGTTGTGGACGAAACTGTGCTAAGTGGTTTGAGCCAAACAATGTCTGATATAACCCACGCACAAGATGACAAGGTTACTGGCTCTTCCAGGCTTTCCGGGGCTTTAAGCTTAGCATTATCGTACACAAATCGGATGATGAAACTCGACCAGTCgatttccaccaccactgcATCTGCAATTTCGTCAGCAGCCAACATCTCTAACAAAGAATCATCCACCGCAGGAGCATCTTCGGGTACCAACGCCAATAGTTATGGAACCAGTCGAATGAAGTCCCgaattttggtggtgactCCAAATGATAACGAAGACATCAAGTATATTTCACTAATGAAAGCGATTTTCGGGGCCCAGAAAATGAAGGTGGCTATAGATATCGCCAAGCTCGGCCGAAAAGACTCATCCTATTTACAACAGGCAGCAGATGCCACCAATGGAGTCTATCTCCATATCGAAAAACCACTTGGGCTTATTCAAGTGCTCTGTACGGCATACTTTATTGAGCCTTCCATACGaccattgatgatattgcccaccaactccaacgtCAATTACAAAGCCAGTTGTTTCATCACCGGAAAGAGTGTGGAGATTGGATACGTGTGTTCTGTATGCCTCTGTATCATGAGTGAGATTCCTGACAGAATGAGCTGCCCCACTTGCAACTCGCATTTTGATGAGAAGCTCATCGCTAAGCTCAAACGTAAACCTGTGGTGAAGAAACGGAAGCTCGATAATGGTAGCAGCGAATCATCCACCCCGGCTCCGGAAGCATGA